In Amphiura filiformis chromosome 2, Afil_fr2py, whole genome shotgun sequence, one DNA window encodes the following:
- the LOC140146269 gene encoding uncharacterized protein isoform X2 yields the protein MKLVLVLLFIASLVLPSKQQDNQNGDSSTVSPATDNRNIDFGKYFFQGLPGRDGRDGQNGLPGPPGLPGTNQLTSGPPGPPVPPGIDSSIKGSAGPRGAPGKMGPPGPIGLSAVDGLPGLPGPVGPRGSPGINAGTTGSLYIRWGRTTCPSTSELGYAGIAGGKRYDHTGSGSNYLCLPDTPEYDNYQAGVHSSRGYVYSAEYQISDFPPFAGKHDHDVPCAVCIATNRGILMMIPAKMTCPSGWNREYHGYLMSDRYDRNSPTEFVCVDRSPEVRSDSSASNQNGALFYPVEGRCDDGTYPGNLPCGPYINGAELTCVVCTK from the exons ATGGCGACTCTTCTACAGTCTCACCAGCTACAGATAATAGAAATATCGATTTCGGCAAGTACTTCTTCCAAGGGCTTCCAGGAAGAGATGGTCGTGATGGACAAA ATGGTCTTCCTGGCCCTCCAGGACTTCCCGGTACAAATCAACTTACATCTGGCCCTCCAGGCCCTCCTGTACCGCCTGGTATTGATTCAAGTATAAAAGGCTCGGCTGGTCCCAGAGGTGCCCCGGGAAAGATGGGGCCACCTGGACCCATCGGACTCTCCGCTGTGGATGGATTACCAGGGCTCCCAGGTCCTGTAGGGCCCCGAGGTTCACCTGGAATAAATGCCGGTACTACAGGTTCTTTGTACATTCGATGGGGAAGAACTACCTGTCCTTCAACATCAGAGCTGGGTTATGCAG GTATTGCAGGTGGGAAGCGGTATGACCATACAGGCAGTGGTTCTAATTATCTGTGTCTTCCTGACACTCCTGAATATGACAATTACCAGGCAGGTGTGCATTCATCAAGGGGATATGTCTACTCTGCTGAATACCAAATCAGTGACTTCCCACCATTTGCAGGCAAACACGACCACGACGTTCCATGTGCCGTCTGCATTGCTACCAATCGGGGCATCTTAATGATGATCCCGGCAAAAATGACGTGCCCATCGGGGTGGAATAGAGAATACCATGGATACCTTATGTCTGATCGCTACGATCGCAATAGTCCCACTGAGTTCGTTTGTGTTGACCGATCTCCAGAAGTAAGATCGGATAGTAGTGCTTCTAACCAGAATGGGGCTTTGTTTTATCCAGTTGAAGGGCGATGTGATGATGGCACTTATCCGGGAAATTTGCCATGTGGTCCTTATATCAACGGAGCAGAGCTGACATGTGTCGTCTGCacgaaataa